A single genomic interval of Helianthus annuus cultivar XRQ/B chromosome 6, HanXRQr2.0-SUNRISE, whole genome shotgun sequence harbors:
- the LOC110901263 gene encoding uncharacterized protein LOC110901263: protein MAQARFGKRGKLNPRYIGPFEILEKFGTVAYKLKLLEELSNVPDTFHVSNLKKSPNVDTIIIPADEIHVDNTLQFTEEPVEVMDRKVHKTRRSNIELVKVRGNSRHRPEYTWEREDQIKAKYPHLFKKTPAKDGST from the exons ATGGCACAAG ctagattcgGGAAACGCGGAAAGCtaaacccgagatacattgggccaTTTGAGATTCTAGAAAAGTTCGGTACTGTCGCGTACAAGTTGAAACTGCTAGAAGAACTCAGTAATGTACccgacacatttcatgtgtcgaatctcaaGAAAAGTCCGAATGTTGATACAATTATCATTCCAGCAGATGAGATTCATGTAGATAACACGCTCCAATTtaccgaagaacccgttgaggttatgGACCGGAAGGTCCACAAGACAAGGAGAAGTAATATCGAACTAGTCAAGGTCCGCGGGAATTCACGTCACagacccgagtacacatgggaacgtgaagatcagattaaGGCAAAATATCCCCACCTGTTTAAGAAGACTCCTGCAAAGGATGGCtcaacttga